A genomic window from Salvia splendens isolate huo1 chromosome 11, SspV2, whole genome shotgun sequence includes:
- the LOC121754623 gene encoding ubinuclein-1-like produces MATGAESENGPESKQGASVEVGGGRVRFNIELNPWETTIVSWKKLLKKANISVADVPDPSAPGPSFEAPGHAVAEPPTPPVSNRVDFVLCMWNLQGSSDDDDYDTDDSFIDDIELEESPSMTNLENAFGELAKIVAQLRPPSTHPQDPVNQSHSGKKRLPSEIKLELAKVARIAASCYERIPKEVIDRLMSILGHLMQITTLKRNLRAMANAGLSAKQEKYDKIQKMKQEVAEMVKSRDAGKKHKHSFNNVLENKICKLYDLYVESLEEDSCRPVEKLYEELALLWPGGFMNTNRIKRAIYRAKERNGIRSFRKLTSKIARSSVTSNSPNPGKMKEVDHQQQPRPYVGTKPSSLQPKKKAKRMPNAEVAEAIIRLEKLVISQGTNLISC; encoded by the exons ATGGCTACAGGCGCTGAATCCGAAAATGGGCCCGAATCGAAACAGGGAGCGTCAGTGGAGGTCGGCGGCGGCCGTGTGCGGTTTAACATTGAGTTGAATCCCTGGGAGACCACGATTGTCTCCTGGAAAAAGCTTTTGAAAAAGGCAAATATAAGTGTGGCCGATGTGCCCGATCCGTCAGCTCCGGGCCCATCTTTTGAAGCCCCTGGCCACGCCGTAGCGGAGCCGCCAACTCCTCCTGTGAGCAACCGT GTggattttgttttgtgtatgtGGAACTTGCAGGGCAGCAGCGATGACGATGACTACGACACTGATGATTCATTCATTGATGATATTGAGTTG GAGGAATCTCCAAGTATGACAAATCTTGAGAATGCCTTTGGAGAGTTGGCGAAGATAGTTGCACAAT TGAGACCACCTTCTACACATCCTCAGGATCCAGTTAATCAATCTCACTCGGGCAAAAAGAGATTGCCTTCAGAAATAAAACTGGAGCTTGCAAAAGTGGCTAGAATAGCG GCCTCCTGCTATGAACGGATTCCGAAAGAAGTTATAGACCGTCTAATGAGCATCTTGGGCCACTTGATGCAGATTACAACACTGAAG AGAAATCTTCGAGCTATGGCTAATGCGGGATTATCCGCTAAACAAGAGAAGTATGATAAAATACAGAAGATGAAACAAGAAGTTGCAGAAATGGTGAAATCACGGGATGCGGGCAAGAAACACAAACACAGCTTCAACAATGTgttggaaaataaaatttgtaaattatatGATCTTTATGTTGAG AGTCTAGAAGAAGACTCATGTCGTCCGGTCGAAAAGCTATATGAAGAG CTGGCTTTGTTGTGGCCCGGTGGCTTCATGAATACTAATAGGATTAAACGCGCTATATACAGAGCTAAAGAAAGGAATGGCATTCGCAGTTTCAGAAAG TTGACGAGCAAAATAGCTCGCAGTTCTGTCACCTCAAATAGCCCCAATCCAGGCAAAATGAAAGAAGTTGATCACCAGCAGCAACCTAGACCATATGTGGGTACAAAGCCGTCAAGCTTGCAACCGAAAAAGAAAGCAAAACGGATGCCCAATGCCGAGGTGGCTGAAGCCATTATTCGCCTTGAGAAGCTGGTTATTTCGCAAGGCACAAACTTGATAAGCTGCTAA